In one window of Streptomyces sp. FXJ1.172 DNA:
- a CDS encoding PadR family transcriptional regulator, whose amino-acid sequence MLELAILGFLHDAPLHGYVLRRHIAALTGHVRPVAESTLYPAIKRLEKAGLLVRATEPGAVAAPRHVLRLTEEGRNELRRRLTTPAQREITDENHWFTLLAFLRHLEDPAAQAAVLRRRLAFLEEPASFFYDGDRPLRAEELDDPFRRGVLTIARATSRAELAWLRSTLASLDDVGR is encoded by the coding sequence GTGCTCGAACTCGCCATCCTCGGCTTCCTCCACGACGCCCCGCTGCACGGATACGTTCTGCGCCGTCACATCGCGGCGCTCACCGGCCATGTGCGGCCCGTGGCCGAGAGCACGCTGTACCCGGCGATCAAGCGGCTGGAGAAAGCCGGCTTGCTGGTCCGGGCCACCGAGCCCGGCGCCGTGGCCGCGCCGCGCCATGTGCTGCGGCTGACCGAGGAGGGCCGGAATGAGTTGAGGCGCAGGCTCACCACGCCCGCGCAGCGCGAGATCACCGACGAGAACCACTGGTTCACGCTGCTGGCGTTCCTGCGGCACCTGGAGGACCCGGCGGCCCAGGCGGCCGTACTGCGACGCCGGCTGGCCTTCCTCGAGGAGCCGGCGAGTTTCTTCTACGACGGTGACCGGCCGCTGCGCGCCGAGGAGTTGGACGACCCCTTCCGGCGCGGTGTCCTCACCATCGCGCGTGCCACGAGCCGGGCCGAACTCGCCTGGCTGCGTAGCACTCTCGCGTC